DNA from Geobacillus vulcani PSS1:
TTGTGCATTTGCCGATGGTGTTCGCCGACCCGGGCGATGTCATTCTGCTGCCGGATCCCGGATATCCAGCGTATGCGGCGGGAGTGGCGATGGCTGAGGCGGAGCCGTATTTCCTTCCTCTTCGAAAAGAACGAGGATTTTTGCCTGATCTTGCCGCCATTCCGGAGGAAGTCGCCAAACGGGCGGTGATGCTCTTTTTAAACTTCCCCGGGAACCCGGTTCCGGCCCTGGCGACAGAGTCATTTTACCGCGAAGTGGTCGAATTTGCGAAGCGGTACGATCTCCTCGTTGTTTCCGATTTTGCTTACGGCGAGCTGTATTATGACGGAAACAAACCGGTGAGTTTTCTTTCTGTTCCAGGCGCAAAGGACGTTGGCGTGGAGATCAATTCGTTGTCAAAAAGCTACAACATGGCCGGCTGCCGTGTCGGCTACGTATGCGGCAATGCCGAGGTGATCCGCGCCTTCGCTGAATTCAAATCAAATTTGGATTACGGCATTTTTTGGCCGCTGCAAAAAGCCGCCGCGGAAGTGCTCCGCCATGGCGCCGGTTTTTGCGCTGAGAGCCGCATGATTTATCAAGCGCGCCGCGATGTGCTCGTGGAGGGACTCGCTGACATCGGTTGGACGGTTGACCGTCCACAAGCCGGCATGTTCGTGTGGGCGAAAATTCCGGACGGATGGACATCGCTTTCGTTTGCGAAGGCGCTCATCGACCAAGCCGGCGTCGTTGTGACGCCTGGGCACGCGTTTGGGCCGAGCGGCGAAGGGTATGTGCGCATCGCCCTTGTCCAGCCGGAAGAAGTGTTGCGCCGGGCGGTCGCCAAATTAAAAGCGACCGGCTTGTTCGCGTCTTCAGCCGCTGAGCGGCGGTAACGGGAGGTGAAGGTGATGAAACTGCCGTCTTGGCTGCGAAAAGCGCTTGTTGCCGCCATTACCGTTTCCACGTTTGGACTCGTCACGCCGCCCGCCTCATTGCTTGCCGCCAAAGAGCCGCCGTCAGACGATGCCTCGTCTCCCGACTGGCAGCACAGTCCAGTCGGTCGTGCCGATGAAGCCGGCTCCTTGACGCGCGCTCAATTCATTGAGCAGACGATAGAAAAGGCCGTTGCCCAGTCCCATGAAAAATTCGGTCGCAAAATCGCTCCGGTTATTGAAGAGGAGTTTCGCGCCGTCATTTTGCCGCGCATCGAAACGGTGATCGCCGAGCTTGCCGAGCGTTATCCGGAAGACGAACTCCGCTATTTGGCGGTTTCAGAAAATCCGTCCGGCGGGCAAGGGGAGCGCATGTTTCACTTGTATCGGGCCGATACGGGAGAAGATCTGATCCGCTTTCACGTCCGCCGCGAGCATCCGCCGCAAGATGGCTATTGGTTTCAGTTCCACTATCACACTTGTGAGGACGGCTTTCAAGCCCATCATGAGCTTGGGAAAATTTACTGGTCCAAAAATACGCCGCCGAACTGGCGTACATAATCACCTGCGGTTCTTTCCTGATTTTGCGCATTTTTCCCCGCTTCGTTCTATGATATGATTTTCATAGATTGAAAGAAAAAGAAGCGGGGGAAACCATGATGAAACGGCTGCTCATGAGCTTGCTGGCGGCGCTGTTCGCGATTCCGCTTCTATCGCTTTCGCCGTACCCGGCCGCCCACGGCGTGCTTCTTCAAGAAAGTGGCCTTGATCTTCGGAGCATTCCGTCCCGTGACGTGCTCGGCCGCATCGTTATCGTGCCCGAGACAGCGTTTCCGGCTGCGGAGGCGAACAAGACTTTTCAGACGCTTGCCCGCATTGATCGAAGCATTTTGGAGCAGGCGGCTGCTCATCATATTTACATCCAGCTGTTGACAGGCCCTATTACGAATGAACCGACAGCTCGCCACTTGCGTGGGAAAACCCCGCGCGGCTATGCGCCGGGATCCAAAACATGGGATGACGTGCCGGGCATCGGCGGGTCGCATTTAGTGCTCGTCCGCCTCGGCCATAGCGAAAAAGGAAAAGGGCACGGCTCGGTCAATTTGGAGTTGCATGAGTTTGCTCATTCGCTCGATTACATCGTATTTGACCGCATTCATGAAACGGACGAATTTCAAGCGATTTGGCGGGAGGAGGCGCCGCGGCTCTTTCCGGGTGAATCTTATTTTTTGACTTATCCGGAAGAGTATTTTGCCGAGGCGTTTGCCTATTATTACGCAAGCGAAGAGACGCGGCGAACGTTGCGGGCGGCAGCGCCGAACACATATGCGTTCATCCGTGGACTCGCGGAACGGGCCTCATAGAAGGCTCTTTTTTTTCGTGATGAGAGCGGTGCTTTATGGTATGATAAAGCGTGAGGTGAGAACATTGCGGCAATATTTGCAGTTATTGGAGGATATTTTGGAAAACGGCGTTGAAAAAGAGGACCGCACGGGCGTCGGCACGCTGTCGGTGTTTGGCCGCCAGCTCCGCTTCAACTTGCGGGACGGATTCCCGCTCGTGACAACGAAAAAGTTGCATATCCGCTCCATCATTTATGAACTGCTCTGGTTTTTAAAAGGCGATACGAATGTCCGCTATTTGCAGGAGAACGGCGTGACGATTTGGGACGAGTGGGCGGATGAAAACGGCGATCTCGGTCCCATTTACGGCGCGCAATGGCGGTCGTGGAAAGGAGCAGATGGGAAAACGATCGACCAGATCGCCTGGGTCGTTGAGGAGATCAAACGAAATCCGAATTCGCGCCGGCTGCTTGTGAGCGCATGGAACGTGGCGGAGCTGGATGAAATGAAGCTGCCGCCATGCCATTATGCGTTTCAATTTTATGTCGCAAACGGTCGGCTGTCGTGCATGTGGCAGCAACGCTCCGTCGATACGTTTTTAGGACTGCCTTTTAACATTGCCAGCTACGCGCTGTTGACGCATATGATCGCCCAGCAATGCGATTTAGATGTCGGCGAACTCATTTTCACCGGCGGCGACGTCCATTTGTACAAAAACCATCTTGAGCAAGCGAAACTGCAGCTGACGCGCGAGCCGCGCCCACTGCCAAAGCTCGTGATCAAGCGGAAGCCGCCGTCCATTTTCGACTACGAATACGACGATTTCGAGATTGTCGGCTATGACCCGCATCCGGCGATTAAAGCACCGGTGGCGGTGTAAAGGAGAGGGGCGGCATGATTTCGCACATTGTGGCGATGGACGAAAACCGGGTGATCGGCAAAGACAACCGCTTGCCTTGGCATTTGCCGGCCGATTTGGCGTATTTTAAACGGGTGACGATGGGCCATGCCATCGTGATGGGGCGCAAAACGTTTGAGGCGATTGGCCGCCCGCTTCCCGGGCGGGAAAATATCGTCGTGACGCGCAACCGCTCGTTTCGCCCGGAAGGCTGCGTTGTGCTTCATTCGCTTGAAGAGGTCAAGCAATGGACCGCATCGCGCGCCGATGAGGTGTTTATCATCGGCGGGGCCGAACTGTTTCGGGTGACAATGCCGATTGTCGACCGGCTGTATGTGACGAACATTTTTGCTTCCTTCCCCGGCGATACATTTTATCCGCCCATTTCTGACGATGAATGGGAAATTGTTTCCTATACGCCAGGAAGGAAAGACGAAAAAAATCCGTATGAACACGCCTTTGTCATTTATGAGCGGAAAAAGGCGAAATAGATGAGACACGGGCATGGATATGCGTTTGTCGTTGGCGTACGAAATGTTTGCGGAGACAGCCCCAAAATGGGGCGTCTTTTTGTTTGGGATCCGAACATTTTGAAAACGTCTGCGTCAATGTTTCTGCATAGAAGCGGGGCGAAGAAGGAACGATAATCAATAGAACTACAATGGAAATGGAGGAAGACGATGAAACATATCGTTCCGTTTGTCG
Protein-coding regions in this window:
- a CDS encoding LL-diaminopimelate aminotransferase, with product MKKAKRMNAFSASIFAELTAYRQKRRHLHDEWIDLSVGSPDLPPAPFVREAIARYANEPNAYGYTLKGIREFHEAVADYYRTAHGVVLDPETEVTYVIGSQDGLVHLPMVFADPGDVILLPDPGYPAYAAGVAMAEAEPYFLPLRKERGFLPDLAAIPEEVAKRAVMLFLNFPGNPVPALATESFYREVVEFAKRYDLLVVSDFAYGELYYDGNKPVSFLSVPGAKDVGVEINSLSKSYNMAGCRVGYVCGNAEVIRAFAEFKSNLDYGIFWPLQKAAAEVLRHGAGFCAESRMIYQARRDVLVEGLADIGWTVDRPQAGMFVWAKIPDGWTSLSFAKALIDQAGVVVTPGHAFGPSGEGYVRIALVQPEEVLRRAVAKLKATGLFASSAAERR
- a CDS encoding YpjP family protein; its protein translation is MPSWLRKALVAAITVSTFGLVTPPASLLAAKEPPSDDASSPDWQHSPVGRADEAGSLTRAQFIEQTIEKAVAQSHEKFGRKIAPVIEEEFRAVILPRIETVIAELAERYPEDELRYLAVSENPSGGQGERMFHLYRADTGEDLIRFHVRREHPPQDGYWFQFHYHTCEDGFQAHHELGKIYWSKNTPPNWRT
- a CDS encoding anthrax toxin lethal factor-related metalloendopeptidase yields the protein MKRLLMSLLAALFAIPLLSLSPYPAAHGVLLQESGLDLRSIPSRDVLGRIVIVPETAFPAAEANKTFQTLARIDRSILEQAAAHHIYIQLLTGPITNEPTARHLRGKTPRGYAPGSKTWDDVPGIGGSHLVLVRLGHSEKGKGHGSVNLELHEFAHSLDYIVFDRIHETDEFQAIWREEAPRLFPGESYFLTYPEEYFAEAFAYYYASEETRRTLRAAAPNTYAFIRGLAERAS
- the thyA gene encoding thymidylate synthase, with amino-acid sequence MRQYLQLLEDILENGVEKEDRTGVGTLSVFGRQLRFNLRDGFPLVTTKKLHIRSIIYELLWFLKGDTNVRYLQENGVTIWDEWADENGDLGPIYGAQWRSWKGADGKTIDQIAWVVEEIKRNPNSRRLLVSAWNVAELDEMKLPPCHYAFQFYVANGRLSCMWQQRSVDTFLGLPFNIASYALLTHMIAQQCDLDVGELIFTGGDVHLYKNHLEQAKLQLTREPRPLPKLVIKRKPPSIFDYEYDDFEIVGYDPHPAIKAPVAV
- a CDS encoding dihydrofolate reductase, which gives rise to MISHIVAMDENRVIGKDNRLPWHLPADLAYFKRVTMGHAIVMGRKTFEAIGRPLPGRENIVVTRNRSFRPEGCVVLHSLEEVKQWTASRADEVFIIGGAELFRVTMPIVDRLYVTNIFASFPGDTFYPPISDDEWEIVSYTPGRKDEKNPYEHAFVIYERKKAK